Proteins co-encoded in one Prunus persica cultivar Lovell chromosome G6, Prunus_persica_NCBIv2, whole genome shotgun sequence genomic window:
- the LOC18772777 gene encoding KH domain-containing protein At5g56140 isoform X2 codes for MTSSSGGGRYMSYSPSPSAPHSPHLSGLRSASSAALVAAEQEKYLSELLAERHKLGPFLPLLPHCCRLINQEILRVTTLLGNASVLGQSGLEHASPLASGGMFSNGGADVNGWASRFQSEMSGLLQPSSTQNWLNSPSSSSGLIVKRTIRVDIPVDKYPNYNFVGRLLGPRGNSLKRVEATTECRVLIRGRGSIKDPTREEMMRGKPGYEHLNEPLHILVEAELPVEIIDARLSQAREVLEDLLRPVDESQDFYKKQQLRELAMLNGTLREEGSPMSGSVSPFHNSLGMKRAKTRG; via the exons ATGACGTCATCATCGGGCGGTGGAAGGTATATGTCGTACTCGCCGTCGCCGTCGGCACCTCACTCTCCTCACCTCTCCGGCCTTCGCTCCGCCTCATCCGCAGCTCTCGTCGCCGCCGAGCAAGAAAA ATATCTATCTGAATTACTTGCGGAGCGCCACAAACTCGGTCCATTTTTGCCTTTGCTACCGCATTGCTGCAGGTTAATAAACCAAG AAATATTGCGTGTAACTACACTGTTGGGGAATGCATCAGTTTTAGGTCAAAGTGGGCTTGAACATGCTAGCCCCCTGGCTTCTGGAGGAATGTTTTCAAATGGAGGTGCTGATGTGAACGGATGGGCTTCACGGTTTCAATCAGAA ATGTCAGGTTTATTACAGCCTTCATCAACACAAAACTGGCTTAATTCTCCAAGTAGCTCATCTGGTCTAATTGTTAAGCGAACAATCCGAGTGGATATTCCAGTGGACAAATATCCTAAT TATAACTTTGTTGGACGGTTGTTGGGCCCTAGGGGGAACTCTCTTAAACGAGTGGAAGCAACTACTGAGTGCCGTGTTCTGATTAGGGGCCGTGGTAGCATAAAGGATCCGACGAGG GAAGAAATGATGAGAGGAAAGCCAGGGTATGAACATTTGAACGAGCCTCTTCATATTCTGGTGGAGGCAGAACTACCAGTTGAAATTATTGATGCTCGTTTATCACAAGCACGTGAGGTACTTGAAGATTTACTCAGGCCTGTG gATGAGTCTCAGGATTTCTACAAGAAACAGCAGCTGCGAGAGTTGGCAATGCTCAATGGTACACTTCGTGAAGAGGGTTCTCCAATGTCTGGTTCTGTGTCACCCTTCCACAACAGTCTTGGTATGAAGAGGGCCAAAACCAGGGGGTAG
- the LOC18772777 gene encoding KH domain-containing protein At5g56140 isoform X1, whose product MTSSSGGGRYMSYSPSPSAPHSPHLSGLRSASSAALVAAEQEKYLSELLAERHKLGPFLPLLPHCCRLINQEILRVTTLLGNASVLGQSGLEHASPLASGGMFSNGGADVNGWASRFQSEVLTYLDSTAQMSGLLQPSSTQNWLNSPSSSSGLIVKRTIRVDIPVDKYPNYNFVGRLLGPRGNSLKRVEATTECRVLIRGRGSIKDPTREEMMRGKPGYEHLNEPLHILVEAELPVEIIDARLSQAREVLEDLLRPVDESQDFYKKQQLRELAMLNGTLREEGSPMSGSVSPFHNSLGMKRAKTRG is encoded by the exons ATGACGTCATCATCGGGCGGTGGAAGGTATATGTCGTACTCGCCGTCGCCGTCGGCACCTCACTCTCCTCACCTCTCCGGCCTTCGCTCCGCCTCATCCGCAGCTCTCGTCGCCGCCGAGCAAGAAAA ATATCTATCTGAATTACTTGCGGAGCGCCACAAACTCGGTCCATTTTTGCCTTTGCTACCGCATTGCTGCAGGTTAATAAACCAAG AAATATTGCGTGTAACTACACTGTTGGGGAATGCATCAGTTTTAGGTCAAAGTGGGCTTGAACATGCTAGCCCCCTGGCTTCTGGAGGAATGTTTTCAAATGGAGGTGCTGATGTGAACGGATGGGCTTCACGGTTTCAATCAGAA GTTTTAACGTACTTGGATTCCACTGCCCAGATGTCAGGTTTATTACAGCCTTCATCAACACAAAACTGGCTTAATTCTCCAAGTAGCTCATCTGGTCTAATTGTTAAGCGAACAATCCGAGTGGATATTCCAGTGGACAAATATCCTAAT TATAACTTTGTTGGACGGTTGTTGGGCCCTAGGGGGAACTCTCTTAAACGAGTGGAAGCAACTACTGAGTGCCGTGTTCTGATTAGGGGCCGTGGTAGCATAAAGGATCCGACGAGG GAAGAAATGATGAGAGGAAAGCCAGGGTATGAACATTTGAACGAGCCTCTTCATATTCTGGTGGAGGCAGAACTACCAGTTGAAATTATTGATGCTCGTTTATCACAAGCACGTGAGGTACTTGAAGATTTACTCAGGCCTGTG gATGAGTCTCAGGATTTCTACAAGAAACAGCAGCTGCGAGAGTTGGCAATGCTCAATGGTACACTTCGTGAAGAGGGTTCTCCAATGTCTGGTTCTGTGTCACCCTTCCACAACAGTCTTGGTATGAAGAGGGCCAAAACCAGGGGGTAG